One window of Bacillus solimangrovi genomic DNA carries:
- the trmL gene encoding tRNA (uridine(34)/cytosine(34)/5-carboxymethylaminomethyluridine(34)-2'-O)-methyltransferase TrmL, translating into MGLHIVLYQPEIPANTGNIARTCAATNTTLHLIRPLGFSTDDKMLKRAGLDYWKYADVRYYDSLDELFEKYKDGEFFYLTKFGERNHTSYEYNEIDKDYFFVFGRETNGLPDELIAANKERCLRLPMTEHVRSLNLSNTAAILVYEALRQQDYQNLISSYRS; encoded by the coding sequence ATGGGTTTGCATATCGTGTTGTATCAACCTGAAATTCCTGCAAATACGGGAAATATTGCTCGTACTTGTGCAGCAACGAATACAACATTACATTTAATTCGCCCGTTAGGTTTTTCAACTGACGATAAGATGTTAAAGCGTGCTGGACTAGATTATTGGAAATACGCTGATGTTCGTTATTATGATTCATTAGACGAGTTATTTGAGAAGTATAAAGATGGAGAGTTTTTCTATCTGACAAAGTTTGGTGAACGTAATCATACATCATATGAGTATAATGAAATAGACAAAGATTATTTCTTTGTATTCGGTCGTGAAACAAATGGTCTACCAGATGAATTAATCGCAGCGAATAAAGAGCGTTGTCTTCGTCTACCGATGACAGAACATGTTCGTTCATTGAACCTTTCAAATACAGCTGCAATCCTCGTATATGAGGCATTACGTCAGCAGGATTATCAGAACTTGATTTCTAGTTACCGAAGCTAG
- a CDS encoding antibiotic biosynthesis monooxygenase family protein, whose product MYVVMNELYIPKEAKEPMKKRFGASANNMKEVPGCIEFMFLDNEKEDGKQVVFTKWESKLDYENWVNSDAFRKAHSERGKSGEAKKQEQPSNNELNAYEVVHHT is encoded by the coding sequence ATGTACGTAGTAATGAACGAGTTATACATTCCAAAAGAAGCGAAAGAACCGATGAAGAAGCGATTTGGAGCAAGTGCAAATAATATGAAAGAGGTTCCCGGTTGCATTGAGTTTATGTTTTTAGACAATGAGAAGGAAGATGGTAAGCAAGTTGTCTTTACGAAGTGGGAGTCTAAGTTAGATTATGAGAACTGGGTAAATAGTGACGCATTTCGTAAAGCCCATTCTGAAAGAGGGAAGAGTGGCGAAGCTAAAAAACAAGAACAACCAAGTAACAATGAGCTCAATGCGTATGAGGTTGTGCATCATACATAA
- a CDS encoding antibiotic biosynthesis monooxygenase family protein, whose amino-acid sequence MILEAVMLQVKNGLEQQFEDAFRQASPIISSIKGYRSHELQRCIEEDGKYLLLVQWENLEDHTVGFRQSSEYEQWKKLLHHFYDPFPTVEHFERVNVS is encoded by the coding sequence ATGATATTAGAAGCGGTGATGCTGCAAGTGAAAAATGGGTTGGAACAACAATTTGAAGATGCTTTTCGTCAGGCATCTCCTATCATTTCATCAATAAAAGGATATCGCTCACATGAGTTACAACGTTGTATTGAAGAAGATGGAAAATACCTACTGCTAGTCCAATGGGAGAACTTAGAAGATCATACAGTTGGATTCAGACAATCAAGTGAATACGAACAATGGAAGAAGCTATTGCACCATTTCTATGATCCATTTCCAACTGTTGAACATTTTGAGCGAGTGAATGTATCATGA